The following proteins are co-located in the Xiphophorus hellerii strain 12219 chromosome 2, Xiphophorus_hellerii-4.1, whole genome shotgun sequence genome:
- the kras gene encoding GTPase KRas isoform X2 — MTEYKLVVVGAGGVGKSALTIQLIQNHFVDEYDPTIEDSYRKQVVIDGETCLLDILDTAGQEEYSAMRDQYMRTGEGFLCVFAINNTKSFEDIHHYREQIKRVKDSEDVPMVLVGNKCDLPSRTVDTKQAQDLARSYDIPFIETSAKTRQGVDDAFYTLVREIRKHKEKMSKEGKKKKKKSKTKCILM; from the exons ATGACAGAATATAAGCTGGTTGTGGTGGGAGCTGGTGGTGTCGGCAAGAGCGCGCTTACGATCCAGCTCATCCAGAATCATTTTGTGGATGAATATGACCCGACCATCGAG GACTCCTACAGAAAGCAGGTGGTTATCGATGGAGAGACGTGTCTGCTGGACATCCTGGACACTGCAGGTCAGGAGGAGTACAGCGCCATGAGGGATCAGTACATGAGGACAGGGGAGGGATTCCTCTGTGTTTTTGCCATCAACAACACCAAGTCCTTTGAAGACATTCACCACTATAG AGAACAGATCAAGCGGGTGAAGGACTCTGAGGACGTCCCCATGGTGCTGGTGGGCAACAAGTGTGACCTCCCTTCCCGAACGGTGGATACGAAGCAGGCTCAGGACTTAGCACGCAGCTACGACATTCCCTTTATTGAGACCTCAGCCAAAACACGGCAG ggCGTCGATGATGCCTTTTACACATTAGTCCGAGAAATCCGAAAGCATAAGGAGAAGATGAGCAAGGAgggcaaaaagaagaaaaagaagtccAAGACAAAGTGTATACTCATGTGA
- the kras gene encoding GTPase KRas isoform X1 — protein MTEYKLVVVGAGGVGKSALTIQLIQNHFVDEYDPTIEDSYRKQVVIDGETCLLDILDTAGQEEYSAMRDQYMRTGEGFLCVFAINNTKSFEDIHHYREQIKRVKDSEDVPMVLVGNKCDLPSRTVDTKQAQDLARSYDIPFIETSAKTRQRVEDAFYTLVREIRLYRLNKISKEEKTPKCVKFKKCVVM, from the exons ATGACAGAATATAAGCTGGTTGTGGTGGGAGCTGGTGGTGTCGGCAAGAGCGCGCTTACGATCCAGCTCATCCAGAATCATTTTGTGGATGAATATGACCCGACCATCGAG GACTCCTACAGAAAGCAGGTGGTTATCGATGGAGAGACGTGTCTGCTGGACATCCTGGACACTGCAGGTCAGGAGGAGTACAGCGCCATGAGGGATCAGTACATGAGGACAGGGGAGGGATTCCTCTGTGTTTTTGCCATCAACAACACCAAGTCCTTTGAAGACATTCACCACTATAG AGAACAGATCAAGCGGGTGAAGGACTCTGAGGACGTCCCCATGGTGCTGGTGGGCAACAAGTGTGACCTCCCTTCCCGAACGGTGGATACGAAGCAGGCTCAGGACTTAGCACGCAGCTACGACATTCCCTTTATTGAGACCTCAGCCAAAACACGGCAG AGAGTGGAAGATGCCTTTTACACTCTGGTACGGGAGATCAGGCTGTACCGCCTCAATAAGATCAGCAAGGAAGAAAAGACTCCGAAGTGTGTCAAGTTTAAAAAGTGTGTTGTGATGTGA